In one Nitrososphaera viennensis EN76 genomic region, the following are encoded:
- a CDS encoding COX15/CtaA family protein produces the protein MTLLPALSFGTLAVLFSLIFIGGYVSATGVGLSCPDWPLCPQGFVPAYDFYVEYIHRTVAATTGALVVITMAFVLRSKQAPKGMKIASIIAAGAVIGQITLGAIVIVERLHSILVTAHLALGLVLFSMVLMTTVYAWKIKAQDKALEEASKQQQPPASS, from the coding sequence GTGACTCTGCTGCCGGCGCTGTCGTTTGGGACGCTTGCCGTCCTCTTTTCTCTTATTTTCATAGGCGGCTATGTCAGCGCAACTGGAGTCGGCCTGAGTTGCCCCGACTGGCCGCTCTGCCCGCAGGGATTCGTGCCCGCATACGACTTTTACGTCGAGTACATCCACAGGACGGTCGCGGCTACCACCGGCGCCCTCGTAGTCATCACGATGGCTTTTGTGCTCAGGTCAAAGCAGGCGCCAAAAGGGATGAAGATTGCGTCGATAATAGCGGCAGGCGCTGTGATAGGCCAGATAACGCTTGGCGCAATAGTAATAGTAGAGCGGCTCCACTCGATACTCGTCACGGCCCACCTTGCGCTTGGGCTTGTGCTGTTCTCCATGGTCCTGATGACGACGGTCTATGCCTGGAAGATAAAGGCGCAGGACAAGGCCCTGGAAGAGGCGAGCAAGCAACAACAACCTCCTGCTTCCTCCTAG
- a CDS encoding 50S ribosomal protein L40e, which translates to MPITDPFKKQIAQHRRLYFKICFRCSAKNDISAKRCRKCHSHQMRLKNRTLGAKK; encoded by the coding sequence ATGCCCATTACCGACCCCTTCAAAAAACAGATCGCCCAGCATCGCAGGCTGTATTTCAAGATATGCTTCAGGTGTAGTGCCAAGAACGATATCAGTGCAAAAAGATGCAGGAAATGCCATAGCCACCAGATGAGGCTCAAAAACAGGACGCTAGGCGCAAAGAAGTAG
- a CDS encoding uroporphyrinogen-III synthase: MEEEKEEAVARVPGLEGKVLAITRGRKEAAEFSRLVKKEGGKAVPIQAIEIVPEGRKAARQFLKLLEEKKHDYCAFMSAQAVAVLFELGGKERIASALESTEVIAVGPKTKQELEKRGVRVAMMPKAFSSIGLVELLSSSSSSSSKDSHRGKKIIIPRSAEAGDYAAKALLDLGMAAVDEVFLYSVRTASITPAWKKFYRMLLDREIDAIVFTSASNVRSFFEIVDRLGGVRVDRLVQAVVSIGPFTSAELKRRKVRHREAKHHTVEGTVQAAKKLLVNTTSTTSRSG, translated from the coding sequence TTGGAGGAGGAGAAGGAGGAGGCGGTGGCAAGGGTGCCAGGCCTTGAGGGCAAGGTCCTTGCGATAACGAGGGGCAGAAAGGAAGCAGCCGAGTTTTCAAGGCTCGTGAAAAAAGAAGGCGGAAAAGCCGTCCCCATCCAGGCCATCGAAATCGTCCCGGAGGGCCGCAAGGCTGCGCGGCAGTTCCTGAAACTGCTTGAGGAAAAAAAGCACGACTATTGCGCTTTCATGAGCGCGCAGGCAGTCGCCGTGCTTTTTGAACTCGGCGGAAAAGAAAGGATCGCCTCCGCGCTAGAGTCGACAGAGGTCATCGCAGTCGGGCCAAAGACAAAGCAGGAGCTGGAAAAGCGCGGCGTCAGGGTCGCCATGATGCCCAAGGCCTTTTCTTCGATAGGGCTTGTGGAGCTGCTGTCGTCGTCATCGTCATCATCATCAAAAGACAGTCACAGGGGCAAAAAGATCATAATCCCGCGCAGCGCGGAGGCAGGCGATTATGCCGCAAAGGCGCTTTTGGACCTTGGCATGGCAGCAGTCGACGAGGTTTTCCTGTACTCTGTGCGCACCGCCAGCATCACGCCGGCGTGGAAAAAATTCTACAGGATGCTTTTGGACAGAGAAATCGACGCGATAGTGTTTACCAGCGCGTCAAACGTCCGGTCGTTTTTTGAAATCGTCGACAGGCTTGGAGGGGTGCGCGTAGACCGGCTTGTGCAGGCAGTGGTGTCGATAGGACCGTTCACAAGCGCCGAGCTAAAAAGAAGAAAAGTCAGGCACCGCGAAGCAAAGCACCATACAGTAGAGGGAACCGTGCAGGCTGCAAAAAAGCTGCTTGTTAATACTACTAGTACTACGAGCCGTTCAGGGTAA
- the cobA gene encoding uroporphyrinogen-III C-methyltransferase — protein MSIGRVYICGAGPGDPKLMTVRAMELLKSCDVVLYDRLVGQEIIDQIPKSAEKVYVGRAVGDPTTHQKRTNELMVKYARKNKSVLRLKGGDPFIFGRGAEEAEYLLERKVPFEIIPGITSAIAGPAYAGIPLTHRRYSSAVAIATGHEGVDNKGDDEVSVDWKKLPGAVDTVVVLMGIGQLEEISKDLIKGGMKKDTKIAIIENGTTARQRVVMGTLATAARVASKSEIKPPAIIVIGKVASLHEKIAWFGGGEGGGGGKGARP, from the coding sequence ATGAGTATAGGCAGGGTGTACATCTGCGGGGCGGGCCCCGGCGACCCCAAGCTGATGACTGTGCGCGCGATGGAGCTCTTGAAGAGCTGCGACGTGGTGCTTTACGACCGCCTCGTCGGGCAGGAGATAATCGACCAGATACCGAAAAGCGCGGAAAAGGTGTACGTCGGAAGGGCGGTTGGCGACCCCACCACGCACCAAAAGCGCACGAATGAGCTGATGGTAAAATACGCCAGAAAGAACAAGAGCGTGCTCCGACTGAAGGGGGGCGACCCGTTCATCTTTGGCAGGGGCGCAGAGGAGGCAGAATACCTGCTGGAGCGCAAAGTCCCGTTTGAGATAATCCCGGGCATCACGTCTGCCATAGCCGGGCCGGCGTACGCCGGCATCCCGCTGACCCACAGGCGCTATTCGTCTGCCGTCGCGATTGCAACAGGGCACGAAGGAGTAGACAACAAGGGTGACGATGAGGTGTCGGTCGACTGGAAAAAGCTGCCGGGCGCAGTCGACACGGTCGTCGTGCTTATGGGCATCGGCCAGCTGGAAGAGATATCAAAAGACCTAATAAAGGGCGGCATGAAGAAGGACACAAAAATCGCGATCATCGAAAACGGCACCACTGCAAGGCAGAGGGTCGTCATGGGGACGCTTGCGACAGCCGCCAGGGTCGCAAGCAAGAGCGAGATAAAGCCGCCTGCGATTATTGTAATAGGCAAAGTTGCTTCGCTTCATGAAAAAATCGCGTGGTTTGGAGGAGGAGAAGGAGGAGGCGGTGGCAAGGGTGCCAGGCCTTGA
- a CDS encoding TetR/AcrR family transcriptional regulator, whose amino-acid sequence MRTKATSQYRAELKERIIQSAVENFARNGFDKTRMEDIAASSGLAKGTLYLYFKSKEDLFFALCEYNLEQLRNQLSRSFNKKENIMSDAERFYDEYQRASLGGDMIWFEMIALSTRNPKLRKILAEYQNKVYQAVKEFLKAQIERGFFRKDIDVDTIAAGLMALYNGLATNKLLLQTSNSESQRVWTETIRAIIGAAASKR is encoded by the coding sequence ATGCGAACAAAAGCTACTTCGCAGTATAGGGCAGAGCTCAAGGAAAGGATCATCCAGTCAGCAGTCGAGAACTTTGCCAGGAACGGGTTTGACAAAACAAGAATGGAAGATATTGCCGCATCGTCCGGGTTGGCCAAGGGCACACTATACCTTTATTTCAAGAGCAAGGAAGACCTCTTTTTTGCATTATGTGAATACAACCTGGAACAATTGAGAAATCAGCTATCCAGATCATTCAACAAGAAAGAGAACATTATGTCAGATGCCGAGAGGTTTTATGATGAATACCAGAGGGCAAGTCTGGGCGGCGACATGATATGGTTTGAAATGATTGCACTGTCCACGCGCAACCCAAAGTTAAGGAAAATACTGGCTGAATATCAGAACAAGGTATACCAAGCTGTAAAAGAATTTCTAAAGGCCCAGATTGAGAGAGGCTTTTTCAGAAAAGATATCGACGTCGATACTATTGCCGCAGGCCTCATGGCCCTCTACAATGGCCTGGCGACAAACAAGTTGCTATTACAAACGAGCAATTCTGAAAGCCAAAGAGTATGGACTGAAACAATAAGGGCGATAATAGGGGCAGCGGCGAGTAAGCGATAA
- a CDS encoding class I SAM-dependent methyltransferase: MSGAFDPQKFKSAQRQGWDSVAEGWKKWWKIIEESGQVVSDRLIELARIQQGNHVLDVATGTGEPAVTAARKVGSGGKVTAIDLSPGMLAIARERAKEIGLANIIEFEEGDAESFHLPSQRFNAIVSRFGLMFMPDLPNALKTMREALVPDGRIAAAVWSSPQKVPSFLLPLEIVMKETGTPPPPPGTPGPFNLADTNLLRERFEQAGFQDIRIESNTMNFRLPSAEEYVDFVRSTAAPLTAMMAGLPPARQEEIWNKVVGASRKYSDPATGSVNFTNEVIYVSAKR; this comes from the coding sequence ATGAGTGGTGCGTTTGACCCGCAAAAGTTCAAGTCAGCACAACGCCAGGGGTGGGATAGCGTTGCAGAAGGGTGGAAAAAGTGGTGGAAGATTATTGAAGAGAGTGGACAGGTAGTATCTGACAGACTGATCGAACTTGCAAGAATCCAGCAAGGCAATCATGTACTGGATGTTGCAACAGGAACAGGAGAGCCTGCTGTCACTGCGGCAAGAAAGGTCGGCTCTGGCGGGAAGGTGACTGCAATCGATCTTTCCCCGGGGATGCTTGCCATCGCAAGAGAGAGGGCAAAGGAAATCGGGCTGGCAAACATCATAGAATTTGAAGAGGGCGACGCAGAATCCTTCCACCTCCCTTCCCAGAGGTTCAACGCCATTGTTTCCAGATTTGGACTGATGTTTATGCCTGACCTTCCAAATGCGTTGAAAACTATGAGGGAAGCACTTGTCCCGGATGGGCGAATAGCCGCAGCAGTCTGGTCGAGCCCCCAGAAAGTCCCTTCATTCCTCCTGCCCCTTGAAATCGTGATGAAGGAGACTGGCACTCCTCCTCCGCCACCGGGCACACCCGGGCCTTTCAACCTGGCAGATACGAACCTTCTGCGCGAAAGATTCGAGCAGGCCGGATTTCAGGACATCCGCATAGAGAGCAATACGATGAATTTCAGACTGCCCTCTGCCGAGGAATACGTGGATTTCGTCCGAAGTACGGCCGCTCCGCTTACGGCCATGATGGCAGGATTGCCGCCTGCAAGGCAGGAGGAAATCTGGAATAAAGTAGTAGGCGCTTCAAGGAAATACTCTGACCCTGCCACTGGAAGCGTCAATTTCACGAATGAAGTGATATACGTATCGGCAAAGCGATAG
- the hemC gene encoding hydroxymethylbilane synthase yields MKKTATTIRVGTRGSRLAVAQTELALAALRKAHPGAKFEVVTISTKGDVDRRPLFTMDEKGIFEKEVNEAVKKGQVDFAVHSLKDIPNDLSDELIVACIPKRASPNDVLVNEKGQKLKELAAGSVVGTSSLRRAIQLMKERPDISVKPIRGNVETRVKKVISGEFDAVVLAEAGLTRIGMKDVIVERFGVRDFVPAPGQGAIAIVCRRDDKKTIEMLRSIEDPRSRAEVTAERALIEKVEGGCRFPLGAVAVTTKEGGKITLYASVFSVDGSRNIKVRKTGSAKNAEKLGRSVADLLVKQGAQEMAEGWRRAVEEWNKKA; encoded by the coding sequence ATGAAAAAGACAGCAACAACCATCAGGGTAGGCACGAGGGGAAGCAGGCTTGCAGTCGCGCAGACCGAGCTTGCGCTTGCCGCGCTCAGAAAGGCTCACCCCGGCGCGAAATTCGAGGTCGTGACGATAAGCACCAAGGGGGACGTCGACAGGCGGCCCCTGTTCACGATGGACGAAAAGGGGATCTTTGAAAAGGAGGTCAACGAGGCGGTGAAAAAGGGCCAAGTCGACTTTGCGGTGCACAGCCTCAAGGACATCCCAAACGACCTTTCAGACGAGCTGATAGTCGCATGCATACCAAAAAGGGCAAGCCCCAACGACGTCCTTGTGAACGAAAAGGGGCAAAAGCTGAAAGAGCTTGCCGCCGGCTCTGTGGTGGGCACGAGCAGCCTGCGCAGAGCGATTCAATTGATGAAGGAGCGGCCCGACATTTCAGTCAAGCCGATACGCGGAAACGTCGAGACGCGCGTGAAAAAAGTGATAAGCGGCGAGTTTGACGCAGTCGTGCTTGCCGAGGCAGGGCTTACAAGGATAGGCATGAAAGACGTGATAGTAGAAAGGTTTGGGGTGCGCGACTTTGTCCCGGCGCCGGGGCAGGGCGCGATTGCCATTGTGTGCAGGCGCGACGACAAAAAGACGATAGAGATGCTCCGGAGCATCGAGGACCCGAGGTCGAGGGCGGAGGTTACTGCCGAGCGCGCGCTCATCGAGAAGGTGGAAGGGGGATGCAGGTTCCCGCTTGGCGCAGTCGCGGTGACGACAAAGGAAGGCGGCAAGATAACGCTCTATGCAAGCGTGTTTTCGGTAGACGGGAGCAGGAACATCAAGGTAAGGAAGACGGGCAGCGCCAAGAACGCGGAAAAGCTGGGCAGGAGTGTCGCGGACCTCCTCGTCAAGCAGGGCGCGCAAGAGATGGCAGAGGGCTGGCGCAGGGCCGTCGAGGAGTGGAACAAAAAGGCATGA
- a CDS encoding aspartate aminotransferase family protein: MVAAASSRSEQLYNRAKKVLPGGVDSPVRYFEPYPFFAASARGSKLVTADHRTLTDYCMGYGAMLLGHGYPSVLDAARSQLDKGTLYCVPTELEIKLAELVSKAVPCADMVRLVNTGSEATMNAIRLARAFTKKKKVIKFDGGYHGAHDYVLVKAGSGAASLPASEGVLEEASAQTIVSPYNDAAELERTIERNRDDAACVIMEPVLANIGLVLPDKNYLSDVRKITQQNDTVLIFDEVVTGFRLALGGAGEFFGIRPDLATFAKALGNGFPVGAIAGSKEIMQQLAPAGRVYQASTFAGNPVSVSAAIAALSTLFEAKDSIYPQVARTCDSIVEGIREELEDIGGINCTINSIGSMYQVFFTADRVRDEASAKKADPAKFRKLFDELLRRNVFIPPSQFETCFVSYAHDEDDVDRTVDAYSEAFKKIKEQQK, translated from the coding sequence GTGGTGGCGGCGGCTAGCAGCAGGTCAGAGCAGCTGTACAACAGGGCAAAGAAGGTGCTGCCCGGAGGCGTCGACAGCCCGGTCCGCTATTTCGAGCCGTACCCGTTCTTTGCCGCTTCGGCAAGGGGGAGCAAGCTGGTGACTGCCGACCACAGGACGCTTACAGACTATTGCATGGGCTACGGCGCCATGCTGCTCGGGCACGGCTACCCTTCCGTGCTCGACGCGGCCAGGTCTCAGCTTGACAAGGGAACGCTGTACTGCGTGCCGACCGAGCTTGAGATCAAGCTTGCAGAACTTGTTTCAAAGGCGGTCCCCTGCGCCGACATGGTCAGGCTCGTCAACACCGGGTCAGAGGCCACGATGAACGCGATACGCCTTGCAAGGGCGTTTACAAAGAAAAAGAAGGTCATAAAATTTGATGGCGGGTACCACGGCGCGCACGACTATGTCCTGGTAAAGGCAGGGTCGGGCGCGGCAAGCCTGCCGGCTTCAGAAGGCGTGCTCGAAGAGGCGTCGGCGCAGACCATCGTTTCCCCGTACAACGACGCGGCAGAGCTGGAGCGCACTATTGAAAGGAACCGCGACGATGCTGCCTGCGTGATAATGGAGCCGGTGCTTGCAAACATCGGCCTTGTGCTCCCGGACAAGAACTACCTGAGCGACGTCAGAAAGATAACGCAGCAAAACGACACAGTGCTGATATTTGACGAGGTGGTCACGGGTTTCAGGCTTGCGCTCGGCGGTGCTGGCGAGTTCTTTGGGATAAGGCCGGACCTGGCGACCTTTGCCAAGGCGCTTGGAAACGGCTTTCCGGTAGGCGCGATTGCAGGGAGCAAGGAGATAATGCAGCAGCTGGCTCCGGCAGGCAGGGTGTACCAGGCAAGCACTTTTGCCGGAAACCCCGTGTCGGTGTCTGCGGCAATTGCGGCACTTTCGACGCTCTTTGAGGCCAAGGACTCTATCTACCCGCAGGTCGCAAGGACGTGCGACAGCATAGTGGAAGGCATCAGGGAGGAGCTCGAGGACATTGGCGGCATAAATTGCACGATAAACTCTATCGGCTCGATGTACCAGGTGTTTTTCACCGCCGACAGGGTGAGGGACGAGGCGAGCGCGAAAAAGGCGGATCCTGCCAAATTCAGGAAATTGTTTGACGAGTTGCTAAGGCGCAACGTGTTCATACCGCCGTCGCAGTTTGAGACGTGCTTTGTGTCGTACGCTCACGACGAGGACGACGTCGACAGGACTGTGGACGCGTACAGCGAGGCTTTCAAAAAGATAAAGGAACAGCAGAAATAA
- a CDS encoding cupredoxin domain-containing protein — translation MSHEHEHDSEPVLRTTPARMARGIAIVGITLAIAGGLLLYLFDDMIANPPPVALMTKPTPTPPPPTAAGVTEITILSGSSVQGAPDYDPDAAEVPLGNKVVWNNADNAIHTATSGTGASDPNSGKAFDTGLIDPGAKSKEIDISGAKVGDSFDYHCQLHPYMTGKITIVEAAAGGGASGGGAAAGPTIHIPAGAQNQGQPSYDPDSIDVKKGDKLTVVNDDSAIHTATSGTGASDPNSGKAFDTSLIEPGATATIDTSAIEAGAHDYYCIVHPFMTGKLNVT, via the coding sequence ATGAGCCACGAACATGAACACGACTCGGAACCAGTGCTGAGGACAACCCCTGCACGCATGGCAAGGGGGATTGCAATCGTAGGCATTACCCTTGCTATTGCTGGCGGCCTATTGCTGTACCTGTTTGACGACATGATCGCAAACCCGCCTCCTGTGGCGCTGATGACAAAACCGACTCCTACTCCGCCACCCCCGACTGCCGCCGGCGTGACTGAGATAACAATACTGTCAGGCTCGTCGGTGCAGGGTGCGCCGGACTATGACCCTGACGCTGCAGAGGTTCCACTTGGCAACAAGGTGGTGTGGAACAACGCGGACAACGCCATACACACCGCGACTTCTGGCACTGGAGCCTCAGATCCTAACAGTGGCAAGGCCTTTGACACCGGCCTGATAGACCCTGGAGCAAAATCCAAAGAGATTGATATTTCGGGAGCCAAGGTCGGCGACTCGTTTGACTACCACTGCCAATTGCACCCGTACATGACGGGCAAGATCACGATCGTAGAGGCTGCGGCAGGCGGCGGCGCCTCTGGAGGCGGAGCTGCGGCCGGCCCGACAATCCACATACCCGCTGGAGCGCAAAATCAGGGACAACCGTCCTATGACCCCGACTCGATAGATGTCAAAAAGGGTGACAAGCTGACAGTTGTCAACGACGACTCTGCAATACACACCGCGACTTCTGGCACTGGGGCCTCAGATCCTAACAGTGGCAAGGCCTTTGACACCAGCCTCATCGAGCCGGGAGCGACAGCCACCATCGACACGTCGGCTATTGAAGCGGGCGCTCACGACTACTACTGCATAGTCCATCCGTTCATGACGGGCAAGTTGAACGTGACCTGA
- a CDS encoding iron-containing alcohol dehydrogenase, giving the protein MWKVMMPRKIAFGENAAKEFQYPKNSLVITTTTPDIYNKWLDYMGIKNYEVYDKVTPDPSIEAIEAIKKQYEGREIGAYIGLGGGSSMDVCKYLSKLTGIPKILIPTTFGTGAEMTTYAVISFEHKKKLLQDEAFLADAAIVDPYFLPGTPFNILRNSACDAAAQASEGYDSKAGNPFTQFFCREAFDILYDAIMNDKHHLLPYGAMLSGIGFGNSSTTLGHALSYVFSNEGVPHGYALSSCTTVAHKFNNSPYYKRFKEIAQKFKFEPLKLKQPLDAAADVIMPDRGHLDNNPIPVSKQDVIKCLDEIVNTNPLA; this is encoded by the coding sequence ATGTGGAAAGTAATGATGCCGAGGAAAATAGCCTTCGGCGAGAACGCTGCAAAAGAATTCCAGTATCCCAAGAACTCCCTTGTGATAACCACCACGACGCCCGACATTTACAACAAGTGGCTCGACTACATGGGAATCAAGAACTACGAGGTGTACGACAAGGTGACGCCGGACCCGTCGATTGAGGCGATAGAGGCCATCAAGAAGCAGTACGAGGGCAGGGAGATCGGCGCCTACATCGGCCTTGGCGGCGGAAGCTCGATGGATGTCTGCAAGTACCTATCAAAACTGACAGGCATCCCCAAGATCCTTATTCCGACGACGTTTGGTACGGGCGCGGAGATGACCACGTACGCGGTTATCAGCTTTGAGCACAAGAAAAAGCTCCTGCAGGACGAGGCGTTTTTGGCAGACGCGGCAATAGTGGACCCGTACTTTTTGCCCGGCACTCCGTTTAACATCCTGCGCAACTCTGCGTGCGACGCGGCTGCCCAGGCGTCTGAAGGCTATGACAGCAAGGCCGGAAACCCGTTCACGCAGTTCTTTTGCAGGGAGGCCTTTGACATCCTCTACGACGCGATAATGAACGACAAGCACCACCTGCTCCCGTACGGCGCCATGCTCTCCGGCATCGGCTTTGGCAACTCGTCAACAACGCTTGGGCACGCACTCTCGTACGTCTTTTCCAATGAAGGCGTGCCGCACGGCTATGCGCTCTCCTCGTGCACCACGGTTGCGCACAAGTTCAACAACTCGCCGTACTACAAGCGCTTCAAGGAGATAGCGCAAAAGTTCAAGTTCGAGCCATTGAAATTGAAGCAGCCGCTTGACGCGGCAGCCGACGTCATCATGCCTGACAGGGGCCACCTGGACAACAACCCTATTCCTGTCAGCAAGCAGGACGTCATCAAGTGCCTTGACGAGATAGTGAATACGAACCCGCTGGCCTAG
- a CDS encoding cytochrome c oxidase subunit I, giving the protein MVLEVKKPRPMWEILFSSHHTDVGLLYIILSFTAFIIGGALAIAIRTELFLPGTQLIADSTTFHRIFTVHGTNMLFLWLVPFASGMGNYLIPIMVRYKDMAWPKLNAVAFWMIPVGMALIWMGFADTTWMAYPPYSTTKAPGPAAEMWIFGLKILGISSILGSINFIVTILKMKHPDLPLMKTSLFVWATLVTSLMILVAIPTFAAALIMLYTDRLGVSGFFDPTRGGDPIAYQHLFWFTFHPEVYIFLLPAVGMMYELIPKFSRKPIFSYQSGVTAFVLLGIVGFASWAHHMYSTGMSFTEKTVFMVGTLAAVPASAMHIFNWIATMWGGRIKFASPMSFAVGGVVLFFYAGAGGIVNTAMPLDFITHDSYWVVGHFHLFVMGMVTFGFIGFLLYMFPFITGRMFNEKAAMVSFWLFFVGVSLIFLTQHVLGLYGQPRRVYDYVPVQPLIILNQISSVGAWITATGAALLTGLLIHGSMKGRYADTKDPFQLGETYFPIAAKEPHH; this is encoded by the coding sequence GTGGTACTAGAAGTTAAGAAACCCCGCCCGATGTGGGAGATACTATTTTCGTCCCACCACACAGATGTCGGCCTTTTGTACATCATTCTCTCCTTCACCGCTTTTATCATCGGTGGCGCACTTGCAATCGCGATCAGGACAGAGCTGTTCCTGCCGGGAACGCAGCTCATCGCTGATTCGACCACCTTCCACAGAATCTTTACAGTGCATGGGACCAACATGCTCTTCCTGTGGCTCGTGCCGTTCGCGTCAGGCATGGGCAACTACCTGATCCCGATCATGGTCAGGTACAAAGACATGGCATGGCCAAAGCTGAACGCAGTTGCGTTCTGGATGATCCCAGTCGGCATGGCCCTGATATGGATGGGCTTTGCGGACACGACCTGGATGGCATATCCGCCATACTCTACAACCAAAGCGCCAGGGCCGGCCGCAGAGATGTGGATATTTGGGCTAAAGATACTCGGCATTTCGTCAATCCTGGGCTCGATAAACTTCATAGTCACGATACTAAAGATGAAGCACCCGGACCTGCCGCTGATGAAGACGTCGCTCTTTGTCTGGGCCACCCTCGTGACATCCTTGATGATACTTGTCGCGATTCCGACGTTTGCCGCAGCGCTAATCATGCTGTACACGGACAGGCTTGGAGTCTCCGGCTTCTTTGATCCGACTAGGGGCGGCGACCCGATAGCGTACCAGCACCTGTTCTGGTTCACGTTCCACCCGGAGGTGTACATCTTCCTCTTGCCAGCCGTGGGCATGATGTACGAGCTGATACCCAAGTTCTCGAGAAAGCCTATCTTTAGCTATCAGTCTGGAGTGACTGCGTTCGTTCTGCTTGGGATCGTAGGCTTTGCATCGTGGGCGCACCACATGTACTCTACAGGCATGAGCTTCACCGAAAAGACGGTGTTCATGGTAGGAACGCTTGCAGCAGTTCCTGCGTCTGCCATGCACATCTTTAACTGGATTGCCACGATGTGGGGCGGAAGGATCAAGTTCGCATCGCCCATGAGCTTTGCCGTGGGAGGGGTCGTGCTATTCTTCTACGCGGGAGCCGGAGGCATCGTGAACACGGCCATGCCGCTTGACTTTATCACGCACGACAGCTACTGGGTCGTAGGACACTTCCACCTGTTCGTCATGGGAATGGTCACGTTCGGCTTCATCGGATTCCTGCTCTACATGTTCCCGTTCATCACGGGCAGGATGTTCAACGAAAAGGCGGCCATGGTGTCGTTCTGGCTGTTCTTCGTGGGAGTGTCGTTGATATTCCTGACCCAGCACGTGCTGGGCCTGTACGGGCAGCCAAGGCGTGTCTATGACTATGTCCCTGTCCAGCCGCTCATCATACTGAACCAGATATCGTCCGTAGGAGCATGGATAACCGCAACAGGCGCGGCCCTCCTGACAGGCCTCCTGATACACGGATCGATGAAGGGCAGGTATGCAGACACGAAGGACCCGTTCCAGCTCGGCGAGACCTACTTCCCAATCGCCGCAAAGGAACCGCACCACTAG
- a CDS encoding SRPBCC family protein has translation MTVIKKSMEINAPVNEVFTYFARPEHMADQFPENMGLNVVPVEVKNGFGVGTIFRINGDFDGKRLEWDCETIEYIPLKKIVAKMIEGPFKRWQIAVTFDELGERKSNVTLEVDYDMPMGPLGGFLDKVKLSKIAERGMENGLLRVKALLEGTGSIPVYITLDAYRHIIKEKMEMNCSVSEAIVKIIKDRQEALAKTA, from the coding sequence ATGACTGTTATAAAGAAGAGCATGGAAATCAACGCTCCAGTCAACGAGGTGTTCACTTATTTTGCGAGGCCGGAGCACATGGCAGACCAGTTCCCCGAGAACATGGGTCTGAACGTCGTGCCAGTGGAGGTAAAGAACGGCTTTGGCGTAGGGACAATTTTTAGGATCAACGGAGATTTTGACGGCAAGAGGCTCGAATGGGACTGCGAGACCATCGAGTACATCCCGCTGAAAAAGATCGTGGCCAAGATGATAGAAGGCCCGTTCAAGAGGTGGCAGATTGCAGTCACGTTTGACGAGCTGGGCGAGCGCAAGTCCAACGTCACGCTTGAAGTCGACTATGACATGCCGATGGGCCCGCTGGGCGGATTCCTCGACAAGGTCAAGCTGAGCAAGATCGCCGAGCGCGGCATGGAAAACGGCCTGCTCCGCGTAAAGGCGCTGCTTGAAGGCACCGGCTCCATTCCAGTCTATATCACCCTTGATGCGTACAGGCACATCATCAAGGAAAAGATGGAGATGAACTGCTCTGTCTCTGAAGCTATAGTCAAGATCATCAAGGACAGGCAGGAAGCTCTGGCCAAGACGGCCTGA